The segment ACTCCGGGAGTATCGATTAATATCAATCCTTGTTCCTGTGATTTTATAGCCATCGACAGCTCTTCCGGGGAATAAACGACCCCAAACGGACAGCCGATTATTCTACAGTATGATTTTACCTGTTGACTTGAATCGGCTCTGAAATTATCGGATGTGATAATAGCGATTCTGTCATTGCTTTCGATTTTATAATTCATAGCCAGCCGGGCTATGGCGGATGTTTTACCTGACCCGGTGGGACCGACAAACATCACTACAGTTTTGCCGTCTTTGTTTATCTTTATCGGCTCGCCCATAGGTATAATTGAACACAGCGTCTGTCTGATTTGCGCTTTTATCTCGGGCATTTCAAGGCTTAGCGGATTTTCTGTTTGGGCGAGACGGGATACAATAGATAGAGCCAGCTCCTCTGAGATATTTCTATTAACAAGCTCTCTGCCCGCTTCGAGCATATTGCCTGATAGATTGCCAAAGAAAGTTAAAGCGCGCTTACTTTCCGGTTTTTCCTCTTTTTTCTCCGCCATCGTATTTTTCAACTCGGCAAGCTGTTCAGACAAGCTGTTTAGCCTCTCTACAGTTATTGATTCGGACTGCATAGATTCCATCTCGTTCGCTATACTATTAGCGTTTTCAGATTCAATATCCGGAGACGGTTCGAATCTGGATTTTTTCTCCACTTCGACTGCAGCAGTTACCTCCACACCCTTAAGATTGCCGGGGCCGCCTGCTTTTCTGTTCATCCTGGTTTTCAGGATAACGGCCTGGTCGCCAAGTTCGCTTTTAACTTTGGCTAACGCCTCAGGCATACTGGGCGCGACAAATTTTTTAATTACCATCTGCTAACCTCACTGTTTTTATGCTTTCAACTTCTATTTCCGGGAGCAACTCATTATATGATATTACCGCCAGCGAAGACGCTATAGGCTTGATGAAACGCTTGAACACAAGCCTTATATTGGGCGATACCAAAAGCACAGGAGTATATCCCTGAGCCTGCATCTCCTCGGTTGCCTGAATAATAGCATCGTGAATTTGCTTGGCTATATCCGGCGGCAATGTTAACATTAAACCATGCTTAGTCGATTGGATTGATGACGCCACTTTCTGTTCTATGTCAGGATCGAGACTCATTACTGTCATACCACCGACAGAATTAAGATATAATTCTGTGATAGTGCGGCTTAAGCCGTGTCTTACATATTCCGTAAGGATGTCGGGTTCTTTTGTTGAGGCGACAAAATCGCTGATTGTTTCCAATATTGTTGGCAGGTCTTTAATAGGCACTCTTTCCTCAAGCAGGTTTTGCAAGACTTTTTGGATAACGCCATGATTGACCTGCCCCGGCACCAACTCATCGACTAAGGCGCTATTATCGGTTTTTATATTTTCTATCAAGTTTGATGTTTCCTGCCGAGTTATGAATTCTGCGGCGTTTGATTTTACAATCTCGGTTAAATGAGTAGCCAGCACTGAGACCGGTTCGACAACGGTATAACCACTCTTTTCAGCCAATGCTTTGGAACTTTCGCTAACCCATCTTGCCTCTAAACCAAAGGCGGGTTCTTTAACATCCTGTCCCTCTACCGGCTCGGTAATAAAACCGGGATTTATTGCCAGATACTGACCGGGGTAAAGTTCTGACGAGGCTACTTTATGGCCGCGGATTTTAATTTGATACTCATTTGGCTGAAGCTGAATATTATCCCTGATTCTAATCGGCGGCACTAAAAACCCCATATCGGCGGCAATCTGCCGTCGAATCATGCTGATACGATCGAGTAGATCATTGCCTTGGGAAATATCAACCAAAGGGATAAGAGCATAACCAATCTCAACTTCCATAGCATCCACTTTTAAATATTCTTCCATCTTTTCAGGGGGCGGCAGTTCCCTTGTTTCCTCGCCAGCCTCAGCGGTTTTCTCTTTTTTCTTCTTAGCCTGAATAGATGTATAAGCCAAAAAGCCGGTTACTCCGCCTAAAAGCATGAATGGAATGGTCGGCATACCGGGGATAATTCCAAAGAATGTTAAGATAAACGCCGCTACCATAATCGCCCTGGGCTGCGTGGTTAACTGGTGAGCTAAATCTTTGCCAAGGTTTGATTCTGAGGCGGCACGCGTAACAATAATACCGGCTGAGGTAGAAACGATAAGCGCAGGTATCTGAGTAACGAGACCGTCGCCTACTGTCAGGAGGGT is part of the Candidatus Zixiibacteriota bacterium genome and harbors:
- the flhF gene encoding flagellar biosynthesis protein FlhF is translated as MVIKKFVAPSMPEALAKVKSELGDQAVILKTRMNRKAGGPGNLKGVEVTAAVEVEKKSRFEPSPDIESENANSIANEMESMQSESITVERLNSLSEQLAELKNTMAEKKEEKPESKRALTFFGNLSGNMLEAGRELVNRNISEELALSIVSRLAQTENPLSLEMPEIKAQIRQTLCSIIPMGEPIKINKDGKTVVMFVGPTGSGKTSAIARLAMNYKIESNDRIAIITSDNFRADSSQQVKSYCRIIGCPFGVVYSPEELSMAIKSQEQGLILIDTPGVSPNNDEEISELLSLIRASKPHEIHLVIPASTPAKDVANMLDSFNEFGINKILVSKLDETKACGGVVTAVVNSGKKLSYLCRSREIPGQFGPALPESLAGALVVDDSSDNSEPKYEMEAVGIWQ
- the flhA gene encoding flagellar biosynthesis protein FlhA — encoded protein: MADLTKTEKPMLAKFTEHSDIVLAVLVVAILGILILPVPPEFLDFMLALNITISLVILLVTMYITKPLDLSVFPGMLLIITLFRLSLNVASTRLILGQAYAGEVISSFGNFVVGGNYIVGFIIFCILVIIQFVVITKGAGRIAEVGARFTLDAMPGKQMAIDADLNAGLISEDEARKRRLDISKEADFYGAMDGASKFVRGDAIAGILITLINIIAGIIIGVVQNSMAIGEALTTYTLLTVGDGLVTQIPALIVSTSAGIIVTRAASESNLGKDLAHQLTTQPRAIMVAAFILTFFGIIPGMPTIPFMLLGGVTGFLAYTSIQAKKKKEKTAEAGEETRELPPPEKMEEYLKVDAMEVEIGYALIPLVDISQGNDLLDRISMIRRQIAADMGFLVPPIRIRDNIQLQPNEYQIKIRGHKVASSELYPGQYLAINPGFITEPVEGQDVKEPAFGLEARWVSESSKALAEKSGYTVVEPVSVLATHLTEIVKSNAAEFITRQETSNLIENIKTDNSALVDELVPGQVNHGVIQKVLQNLLEERVPIKDLPTILETISDFVASTKEPDILTEYVRHGLSRTITELYLNSVGGMTVMSLDPDIEQKVASSIQSTKHGLMLTLPPDIAKQIHDAIIQATEEMQAQGYTPVLLVSPNIRLVFKRFIKPIASSLAVISYNELLPEIEVESIKTVRLADGN